The genomic interval GGCGAGTTCTTTGGCCCCCGTCAAATCGATCTTCAGCGGATTGATCGAGTTGTCCTTCGGCTTGGAGGTTTTCAATGCAACCGCTGCCGCCTTGGGTGCTCCGGTGGAACGAAACGTGTAACTGCCGGATCCCACGGCCAACGCAGCCAGTGAGTCCTGGATCTGGATCAATCGAACATTCGAATTGCCCTCGATCGGCATTCCGCCTTCGGTAATCTCCGACGCCTGTGTCGCGGGCAGGTAGACCGTTGCGTTGGTGTTCGCGGGGATCGTGACATTCAGTTCAAACGTTCCTGCGGCGAGTTTCCATTCACTACGAATCGGCCCACGAATCGAATCGTAGGACGCACGCACCCAATCAATCGAATCGTGCATGGCATTGCTGCCTAGCGTCGGCGGATGGGGATGAATCGTAATGTGTTTGTACCCCGGTCCATCAGACGAGATCCCTGCCAGCGTTTCAAACATCCATTCACAAACGGCACCGAACGCGTAGTGAGAGAACGAGTTCATCGCCGCGTTGTGACGACCAAACGCGTCTTCTTTGGTGTAGCTGTCCCAGCGTTCCCAAATCGTGGTGGCTCCATTCTGGATCTCGTAACCCCAGGATGGAAACTCTCGCGACTGCAGCAGGAAGGTGGCCAAGTCATGCTGTCCGGCACTGGAAAGCACCGGCAGCAAAGGTCGCGTGCCGAGAAACCCCGTGGCCATGTGATTGCCGTTCTCCGATAACATCTCGGCCAACCGACGGCCGGTGGCTTCGCGTTGATCCTCCGGTATCAAATCGGCAAACAGCGCCAACGCCTGTGCGGTTTGCGTGTTCACGTTGATGCTGCCATCAGCTTGCAAGTACTTTGCTTGAAACGCTTTCTTGGTTCGCTGAAACTGATCGCGGTACGCCGCGGCTTCGTCCTCTCGTCCGATCGCCGCGGCCATCTCCGACATCATCTTGGCCGAAATGGCAAAGTAAACCGAGTCGACATAGTCCAACGGCGTCTCAGCACCTTGAGCCAACCAGTCGCCCCACGCGTTTCCGTGCGCGACGCCCAAGTCGTTGACGCTTGTCGCGGCACGCCACTTCATGAAATCCGTCATCGGCTGCCAACACGTTTCGATCACTCGCGTGTCCCCGTAGGCTTGCCACAACGTCCAAGGACAAATCACGCCGGCGTCAGCCCACGCGGTTCCAAAATCCCAACCGTGCTGAAAAGGAAACGGCGCGTAGCCCGGAAACGCGCCACTGGGTCGTTGCGATTCCATCAACTCACGCAGCCACTTCGTATAAAACGCACCGATGTCCGCGTTGTAGGCCGCCGTCGCCACGTAGGCTTGGGCGTCGCCCGTCCACCCCATCCGCTCGTCTCGTTGCGGACAGTCGGTGGGCAGGTCCAAGAAATTTGATCGCTGTGTCCAAAGGACGTTTTGAAAAAGCTGATTGACCATCGGATCACTGCATGCGAACTCGCTGGTCATCGGCGTGTCACTGTGCATCACCAGTCCGGTGACAGTTTCCAAAGTGGGTTCACCGGGGAAATTCTGCAACTCCACGAATTGGAATCCGTGGAACGTAAACCGCGGCTGATAGACTTCGCCCTCCGGGTCACCCTTGAGCGTATAAAAATCCGTCGCCCGAGCCTTGCGGAGGTTCTCCGTCATCAATCGACCATCGGGATGCAACATTTCGCCGTAGCGGATTTGCACGTGTGTCCCGGCGGGTCCCTTGAGCTTCAAGCGAATGACGCCGGCAAAGTTTTGCCCGAGATCAAACACATAGGTTCCAGGTTCGCGAGCCGTCATCTTTCGCGCGGGCAACTCTTGTGTGATACGGACCGGTACTCCAGGAAAGGACTCCAGTTTGGGGCGTTTGAATCCGAGATCGATCGGCTCACCGAGAATGCGTGGACCGCCCCCGGCACGTTCTGGGTTTCGTCCTTGATAAAAAGTGGCCGCAATCTTGCCGGTAGACTCAGCCGCGATCGCCGAGGACCATTTCGAATCATCAAAACCGGGTGCCGACCATCCGGGCATTTCGGCGCGTGCGTCGTATGCCTCGCCCATCAACAAGTCGGCTTCCTGGATCGGACCGTCGCCGGTGACCCGCCATGACGGATCGGTTCCGATCGTTTGACGCGATCCGTCCGTGTATTCGATCTCCAGTTGAGCCATCCACGCCGGTGTCTTGCCGTAGGTGGCGCGGCCCGTTTTCTCCGTTCCCATCCCCGTCAACAATCCGAAACCGACGTATCCGCTGTACCAACCATCTGCCACCCAGGCCCCCAAGGCATTCTCGCCGCCGCGGACCAAGCCGGTAACATCGTAGGTGTTGTAGTACGCACGTTGATCGTAGTCCGTCCACCCCGGTGCAAAGTAAGCATCACCGACACGTTGCCCATTGAGATGTAGTTCATAGATTCCCAACGCTGTCGAATAAATCGTCGCTCGGGCGATCTGTTTTGACTCACCATTCTGCGTCGCAAACTCCTTGCGATACTGCCTCGCCGAAGGCAAATGCAACTCATTCACGTCCGTATGAACGGAAACCGTATCTGAGTAACTGATGTACTGAGCAGACCAATCCGATTCAGCCAACAGCCCCATCGACCACGAGGCCGATTCACTCCAAACCGGAGCAGGTAAATCATTGCACCAGACTTGCACCTTCCAGAAACACTGTTGACGAGATTGCAACGGCAGACCGGCATACTCGATAAACAATGTTTGATCCGACTCGACTTTTCCCGAGTCCCAGATGTCCGCCACCTCGGCATCAAGCCTTTCCTGAGTCGACGCCACAAGGACTCGATAGGCGGTTTGGCGAACGCCGCGTCCGTCAGACTCTATTCGATAGCTGAGCCGTGGCTTGATCGAGTCAATGCCGATGGGGTCTTGCAAGTACTCGCAACGCAGACGCGTCGGCCGCGTGGAGTCGGCACGCGCCGCCCCGGCGATCGAAACCAAACCCAAAAGCAAAGTGAGACAAATGGAGGTGAAGACAGAGTGCATGTTGAGCGTCTGAAGGAGAAGGAAAACGAATGGCGATTTACTGGAACGCGAGGGTGAACCGTGGCTT from Stieleria varia carries:
- a CDS encoding glycoside hydrolase family 78 protein, giving the protein MHSVFTSICLTLLLGLVSIAGAARADSTRPTRLRCEYLQDPIGIDSIKPRLSYRIESDGRGVRQTAYRVLVASTQERLDAEVADIWDSGKVESDQTLFIEYAGLPLQSRQQCFWKVQVWCNDLPAPVWSESASWSMGLLAESDWSAQYISYSDTVSVHTDVNELHLPSARQYRKEFATQNGESKQIARATIYSTALGIYELHLNGQRVGDAYFAPGWTDYDQRAYYNTYDVTGLVRGGENALGAWVADGWYSGYVGFGLLTGMGTEKTGRATYGKTPAWMAQLEIEYTDGSRQTIGTDPSWRVTGDGPIQEADLLMGEAYDARAEMPGWSAPGFDDSKWSSAIAAESTGKIAATFYQGRNPERAGGGPRILGEPIDLGFKRPKLESFPGVPVRITQELPARKMTAREPGTYVFDLGQNFAGVIRLKLKGPAGTHVQIRYGEMLHPDGRLMTENLRKARATDFYTLKGDPEGEVYQPRFTFHGFQFVELQNFPGEPTLETVTGLVMHSDTPMTSEFACSDPMVNQLFQNVLWTQRSNFLDLPTDCPQRDERMGWTGDAQAYVATAAYNADIGAFYTKWLRELMESQRPSGAFPGYAPFPFQHGWDFGTAWADAGVICPWTLWQAYGDTRVIETCWQPMTDFMKWRAATSVNDLGVAHGNAWGDWLAQGAETPLDYVDSVYFAISAKMMSEMAAAIGREDEAAAYRDQFQRTKKAFQAKYLQADGSINVNTQTAQALALFADLIPEDQREATGRRLAEMLSENGNHMATGFLGTRPLLPVLSSAGQHDLATFLLQSREFPSWGYEIQNGATTIWERWDSYTKEDAFGRHNAAMNSFSHYAFGAVCEWMFETLAGISSDGPGYKHITIHPHPPTLGSNAMHDSIDWVRASYDSIRGPIRSEWKLAAGTFELNVTIPANTNATVYLPATQASEITEGGMPIEGNSNVRLIQIQDSLAALAVGSGSYTFRSTGAPKAAAVALKTSKPKDNSINPLKIDLTGAKELARWDFTKTTDLDKWFDRKNVEIEQRDGLSYLVATGDDSQMAVRLPTPATGRLVIELRALPANGATSQFFWAGPNNGFNATQQTKRMLMATEQVNAYLFLITEKGPVTKIRFDPFATYDKYAKAGEMMIESIAVFELPDR